A region of Rhodospirillales bacterium DNA encodes the following proteins:
- a CDS encoding fatty acid desaturase family protein produces MLPRPHDYLTSDQIARLRGKSDLVGAALVLHAWGLILGSMALFVWWPNPLTFVAAAMVIGARQLGLAILMHDAAHGLLFANRAVNDRVGEWLCAAPVGTSMALYRPYHLTHHRHTQQPEDPDLGLSAPFPISRASLWRKVLRDLSGRTAFQRRGEQIVRSMGPSDLPPTTRLANLLRRERGFFVTNAVLLTALAVAGHWWLYPALWLLPLATWYQLVSRIRNIAEHAVVPDDDDPLRNTRTTLANPVLRLLLAPYWVNYHLEHHVFLFVPCWRLPAAHRALLAGGFGPRMEFRRGYLEVLRMATSRLVDGPRDAARPRGAQHI; encoded by the coding sequence ATGCTACCTCGCCCGCACGACTACCTGACCAGCGACCAGATCGCCCGCCTGCGCGGGAAATCCGATCTCGTCGGGGCGGCGCTCGTGCTGCACGCCTGGGGCCTGATCCTGGGGTCGATGGCGCTGTTCGTCTGGTGGCCCAATCCGTTGACCTTCGTGGCCGCCGCCATGGTGATCGGCGCCCGCCAGCTCGGGTTGGCGATCCTGATGCACGACGCCGCCCACGGTCTGCTGTTCGCGAACCGCGCCGTCAACGACCGGGTCGGCGAATGGCTGTGCGCGGCGCCGGTCGGCACCAGCATGGCGCTGTACCGGCCCTACCATCTGACGCACCACCGCCACACGCAGCAGCCGGAAGACCCCGACCTGGGCCTGTCGGCGCCGTTCCCGATCTCGCGCGCCAGCCTGTGGCGGAAGGTTCTGCGCGATCTCAGCGGCCGCACCGCGTTCCAACGCAGGGGCGAGCAGATCGTCCGGTCGATGGGCCCGTCCGACCTGCCGCCGACCACGCGCTTGGCTAACCTGTTGCGGCGCGAGCGCGGCTTCTTCGTCACGAACGCGGTCTTGCTGACCGCGCTCGCCGTCGCCGGCCACTGGTGGCTGTATCCGGCGCTGTGGCTGCTGCCGCTCGCGACCTGGTACCAGCTCGTCAGCCGTATCCGGAACATCGCCGAGCACGCCGTCGTGCCGGACGACGACGATCCGCTGCGCAACACCCGCACGACCCTGGCGAACCCTGTCCTGCGTCTGCTGCTGGCGCCGTACTGGGTGAATTACCACCTCGAACACCACGTCTTTCTGTTCGTGCCGTGCTGGCGCCTGCCGGCGGCTCATCGCGCGCTGCTGGCCGGTGGTTTCGGCCCGAGGATGGAGTTCAGGCGCGGCTATCTCGAGGTGCTGCGGATGGCGACGTCGCGGTTGGTGGACGGTCCGCGGGACGCCGCGCGGCCGCGCGGGGCGCAACACATCTGA
- a CDS encoding alpha/beta hydrolase: protein MTTPRHARTDVLDVAYEEHGPPDGAVVILLHGFPYDPRAFDEVAPPLAAAGHRVIVPYLRGYGPTRFLSPATPRSGQQAALGHDLLRLMDALGIVKATLGGYDWGGRAACIVAALWPERARGLVTCGGYNIQDIAASVEPAPAEQEHRFWYQYYFHTERGRAGLTKDRRDVCRTLWRLWSPAWRFDEPTFERSAVSFDNPDFVDVVIQSYRHRFAYAPGDPALEAIEAALARKPAIGVPTINLHGGHDGVGPAAQSERHDRYFTGRYERRVLPGIGHNVPQEAPVDFAAAIRDLVKE from the coding sequence ATGACCACGCCCCGACATGCCCGTACCGACGTCCTCGACGTCGCCTACGAGGAGCACGGCCCGCCCGACGGCGCTGTCGTGATCCTGCTGCACGGCTTCCCCTACGATCCACGCGCCTTCGACGAGGTGGCGCCGCCGCTCGCCGCCGCCGGGCACCGCGTGATCGTCCCCTACCTGCGCGGCTACGGGCCGACCCGGTTCCTGTCGCCGGCGACGCCGCGATCCGGCCAACAGGCGGCGCTGGGCCACGACCTGCTGCGCTTGATGGACGCGCTGGGCATCGTCAAGGCCACGCTCGGCGGCTACGACTGGGGCGGCCGCGCCGCGTGCATCGTGGCCGCCCTGTGGCCGGAACGCGCGCGCGGCCTGGTGACCTGCGGCGGCTACAACATCCAGGACATCGCCGCCTCGGTCGAACCCGCCCCGGCCGAGCAGGAGCACCGCTTCTGGTACCAGTACTACTTCCACACCGAACGCGGCCGCGCCGGATTGACCAAGGACCGCCGCGACGTCTGCCGGACGCTGTGGCGCCTGTGGTCGCCGGCGTGGCGCTTCGACGAGCCGACGTTCGAACGCAGCGCCGTCTCGTTCGACAACCCCGATTTCGTCGACGTCGTGATCCAGTCCTACCGCCACCGCTTCGCCTACGCGCCGGGCGACCCGGCGCTCGAGGCCATCGAGGCCGCCCTGGCGCGCAAACCCGCGATCGGCGTGCCGACCATCAACCTGCACGGTGGCCACGACGGCGTCGGCCCGGCGGCGCAGTCGGAGCGCCACGACAGGTATTTCACCGGCCGGTACGAGCGGCGCGTGCTGCCAGGCATCGGCCACAACGTGCCGCAGGAGGCGCCGGTGGATTTCGCCGCGGCGATCCGCGATCTCGTGAAGGAGTGA
- a CDS encoding NAD(P)H-binding protein has protein sequence MANIALIGATGNIGARVLDEALARGHRVTAFSRDPTRIAARKGMTTRKGNIAEVATLAATLAGHDAVVVSVKWNDNDVANAIEAVRRSGVRRVLFVVGAGSLIRADGRTHFEHMAEKGIQPPTSKPAALALEAVRKVADLDWTAISPAASIQPGDRTGKFRLGLDHLIEDSAGESRISREDFAIAIVDEIETPRHIRRRFTAAY, from the coding sequence ATGGCCAACATCGCGCTGATCGGCGCCACCGGGAACATCGGCGCGCGCGTGCTCGACGAGGCGCTGGCCCGCGGACACCGCGTCACCGCCTTCTCGCGCGACCCGACCCGGATCGCCGCCCGCAAGGGCATGACCACGCGCAAGGGCAACATCGCCGAGGTCGCGACCCTGGCGGCCACGCTGGCCGGGCACGACGCGGTCGTCGTCTCGGTGAAATGGAACGACAACGATGTCGCGAACGCGATCGAAGCGGTGCGCCGTTCGGGCGTCCGCCGGGTCCTGTTCGTGGTCGGCGCCGGCAGCCTGATCCGGGCCGACGGCCGCACGCATTTCGAGCACATGGCCGAGAAGGGCATCCAGCCGCCGACCTCCAAGCCCGCGGCGCTGGCGCTCGAGGCGGTCCGCAAGGTCGCGGACCTTGATTGGACCGCGATCTCGCCGGCGGCCTCGATCCAGCCCGGCGACCGCACCGGCAAGTTCCGCCTCGGCCTCGACCACCTGATCGAGGATTCGGCGGGCGAGAGCCGCATCTCGCGCGAGGATTTCGCCATCGCCATCGTCGACGAGATCGAGACACCGCGCCATATCCGGCGGCGCTTCACGGCGGCGTACTGA
- a CDS encoding M20 family metallopeptidase has product MAAEPLKNEPRIDPDEVLAGIVEWVEIESPSHDAAAVNRVVDKVEGQMSGLGMRVERTPGRDGFGDILECRTPWGEGPGILVLAHLDTVHPIGMIERDLKVRREGDAVFGPGIYDMKSGGYIAYYAMRHLIRQGKRSRLPVTFLFIPEEEVGSPTSRAQIERAARGHKYCLVMEPGRDGDRVVTSRKGVGRFVMTVKGRAAHSGVRHEDGRSAILELARQIVRVEAMTDYARGITTNVGLVNGGSGVNVVPAEAIAEIDLRVPDPATADEMTARLLGLTAIGADVEVHVEGGMNRPPYRKDAGIEALFQKARAIYAEIGKELNDVPLTGGGSDGNFTAALGIPTLDGLGADGKGAHAAFEQIYYSSLMSRTYLAARLFETLD; this is encoded by the coding sequence ATGGCCGCCGAGCCGCTGAAGAACGAACCCAGGATCGACCCCGACGAGGTGCTCGCGGGCATCGTCGAATGGGTCGAGATCGAAAGTCCGAGCCACGACGCCGCGGCGGTCAACCGCGTCGTCGACAAGGTCGAGGGCCAGATGTCCGGTCTGGGCATGCGCGTCGAGCGCACCCCCGGCCGCGACGGCTTCGGCGACATTCTCGAATGTCGCACGCCGTGGGGCGAGGGGCCGGGCATCCTCGTGCTGGCGCATCTCGACACCGTGCATCCCATCGGCATGATCGAGCGCGATTTGAAGGTGCGGCGCGAGGGCGACGCGGTGTTCGGGCCGGGCATCTACGACATGAAGTCCGGCGGCTATATCGCCTACTACGCGATGCGCCACCTCATCCGGCAGGGCAAGCGCAGCCGGCTGCCGGTGACGTTCCTCTTCATTCCCGAGGAGGAGGTCGGCAGCCCGACCTCGCGGGCGCAGATCGAGCGCGCCGCCCGCGGCCATAAATACTGCCTCGTGATGGAGCCGGGCCGCGACGGCGACCGCGTCGTGACGTCGCGCAAAGGCGTCGGCCGCTTCGTGATGACGGTCAAGGGCCGCGCCGCGCACTCCGGCGTCCGCCACGAGGACGGCCGCAGCGCCATCCTGGAGCTGGCGCGGCAGATCGTGCGGGTCGAGGCGATGACCGACTACGCCCGCGGCATCACCACCAACGTCGGCCTCGTCAACGGCGGCAGCGGCGTCAATGTCGTGCCGGCCGAGGCCATCGCCGAGATCGACCTGCGCGTGCCCGACCCGGCGACGGCGGACGAGATGACCGCGCGGCTGCTCGGGCTCACGGCGATCGGCGCCGACGTCGAGGTCCATGTCGAGGGCGGCATGAACCGGCCGCCCTACCGGAAGGACGCCGGCATCGAGGCGCTGTTCCAGAAGGCGCGCGCGATCTACGCCGAGATCGGCAAGGAGCTGAACGACGTGCCGCTGACCGGCGGCGGCAGCGACGGCAATTTCACCGCCGCGCTGGGCATCCCGACGCTCGACGGCCTTGGCGCAGACGGCAAGGGCGCCCACGCCGCCTTCGAGCAGATCTACTACTCGTCGCTGATGTCGCGCACCTACCTCGCGGCGCGGTTGTTCGAGACGCTGGACTGA
- a CDS encoding SDR family oxidoreductase: protein MANMLKDKVVLVTGAGGGIGREMALLAAAEGAKVVVNDLGGAVDGEGSGSATPAQKVCDEIAAAGGKAVPNFGSVSDPGAAEAMVKQAVDTFGRIDGVINNAGILRDRIFHRMSHLDWKQVIDVHLNGSFNVARAAANYFKEQKSGAYVHFTSTSGLIGNFGQANYSAAKMGIIGLSRSIALDMAAFNVRSNCISPFAFTRMIGTIPADTPQQVARLERSKRMTPAKVAPMAVFLLSDAADGVTSQIFGVRMNEIMLFSANRPVRSVHMSDGWTLEKIAETAVPAMRPHFIDMKRSPELFTWDPV from the coding sequence ATGGCGAACATGCTGAAGGACAAGGTGGTTCTGGTGACCGGCGCCGGCGGCGGCATCGGCCGCGAGATGGCGCTGCTGGCGGCGGCCGAGGGCGCGAAGGTCGTGGTCAACGACCTCGGCGGCGCGGTCGACGGCGAAGGGTCCGGCAGCGCGACCCCGGCGCAGAAGGTGTGCGACGAGATCGCGGCTGCCGGCGGCAAGGCGGTGCCGAATTTCGGGAGCGTGTCCGATCCCGGCGCCGCCGAGGCGATGGTCAAGCAGGCCGTCGATACTTTCGGGAGGATCGACGGCGTCATCAACAACGCCGGCATCCTGCGCGACCGCATCTTCCACCGCATGAGCCACCTGGACTGGAAGCAGGTGATCGACGTGCACCTGAACGGCTCGTTCAACGTCGCGCGGGCGGCGGCCAACTACTTCAAGGAGCAGAAATCCGGCGCCTACGTGCATTTCACGTCGACCTCCGGCCTGATCGGCAATTTCGGGCAGGCCAACTACTCCGCCGCCAAGATGGGCATCATCGGGTTGTCGCGGTCGATAGCGTTGGACATGGCGGCGTTCAACGTGCGCTCGAACTGCATCTCGCCGTTCGCCTTCACGCGCATGATCGGCACGATCCCGGCCGACACGCCGCAGCAGGTCGCCCGTCTCGAGCGGTCCAAGCGGATGACGCCGGCCAAGGTGGCGCCGATGGCTGTGTTCCTGTTGTCGGACGCCGCCGACGGCGTCACGTCGCAGATCTTCGGCGTGCGCATGAACGAGATCATGCTCTTCAGCGCCAACCGGCCGGTCCGTTCGGTGCACATGTCGGACGGCTGGACGCTGGAGAAGATCGCCGAGACGGCCGTTCCGGCGATGCGACCGCATTTCATCGACATGAAGCGCTCGCCCGAGCTTTTCACCTGGGATCCGGTCTGA
- a CDS encoding SDR family oxidoreductase: MANMLKDKVVLVTGAGGGIGREMALLSAKEGAKVVVNDLGGAVDGEGSGSATPAQKVCDEIIAAGGKAVANYGSVTDPGAAEAMVKQAVDSFGRIDGIINNAGILRDRIFHRMSHLDWKQVIDVHLNGTFNVSRAAANYFKEQKSGAYVHYTSTSGLIGNFGQANYSAAKMGIVGLSRSIALDMAAFNVRSNCISPFAWTRMIGTIPADTPEQVARLDKIKRMTPDKIAPMAVFLLSDAAEGITSQIFGVRMNEIMLFSANRPVRSVHNSEGWTLEKIAETAIPAMKPHFIDMKRSGELFSWDPI, from the coding sequence ATGGCGAACATGCTGAAGGACAAGGTGGTTCTGGTGACCGGCGCCGGCGGCGGCATCGGCCGCGAGATGGCCCTGCTGTCGGCCAAGGAGGGCGCCAAGGTCGTCGTCAACGACCTCGGCGGCGCGGTCGACGGCGAGGGATCGGGCAGCGCGACGCCGGCCCAGAAGGTGTGCGACGAGATCATCGCCGCCGGCGGCAAGGCCGTCGCCAACTACGGCAGCGTCACCGACCCCGGCGCGGCGGAGGCGATGGTCAAGCAGGCGGTCGACTCCTTCGGCCGCATCGACGGCATCATCAACAACGCCGGGATCCTGCGCGACCGCATCTTCCACCGCATGAGCCATCTCGACTGGAAGCAGGTGATCGACGTGCACCTCAACGGCACGTTCAACGTCAGCCGCGCCGCCGCCAACTACTTCAAGGAGCAGAAGTCCGGCGCCTACGTGCACTACACCTCGACCTCCGGCCTCATCGGCAATTTCGGCCAGGCGAACTACTCGGCCGCCAAGATGGGCATCGTCGGCCTGTCGCGGTCGATCGCGCTCGACATGGCCGCCTTCAACGTGCGCTCGAACTGCATCTCGCCCTTCGCCTGGACGCGCATGATCGGCACCATTCCCGCCGACACGCCGGAGCAGGTCGCCCGCCTCGACAAGATCAAGCGCATGACGCCCGACAAGATCGCGCCGATGGCGGTGTTCCTGCTGTCCGACGCCGCCGAGGGGATCACCTCGCAGATCTTCGGCGTGCGCATGAACGAGATCATGCTGTTCAGCGCCAACCGGCCGGTGCGCTCCGTCCACAACTCCGAGGGCTGGACCCTGGAGAAGATCGCCGAGACCGCGATCCCGGCGATGAAGCCGCACTTCATCGACATGAAGCGGTCCGGCGAGCTGTTCTCATGGGATCCGATCTGA
- a CDS encoding acyl-CoA/acyl-ACP dehydrogenase, whose product MGAIAFPVPEEIEALADGVERFLKAEVFPRHERDHALLSDPRRTYAEDGRYAPEVVAHMRGVRMAAAKAGYYTMSTPRELGGGGLGMLAYFVVWERIFRLCGSHHWLGMYTLSHWAFGPSPVLLKVTDRARSEILEGMMEGRTSMCFGMSEPGAGSDASMLKTRAEPDGTGWRITGRKLWTTNAPQADYCIVFAITDPDRASRKAGGISAFLVPTATPGFHLESVVRLHGHIGGNEGALVLDGVRVEPWQLVGELDNGFGIGLLGVSIGRVYNTARAVGLGRWAMEMAVRYAQQRQAFGKPIAEYQGVTFPLAEVAMELHAAHLMGLNVTSLLDRGERAIKELSMTKAYAVEVGARAIDRAIQTHGGMGFTNELGLVHAWQDVRVVNVADGTNEILRRTIAQRLLSGDLEV is encoded by the coding sequence ATGGGCGCGATCGCATTTCCGGTGCCCGAGGAGATCGAGGCGCTGGCCGACGGCGTCGAGCGCTTCCTCAAGGCCGAGGTGTTTCCGCGCCACGAGCGCGACCACGCGCTGCTGAGCGACCCGCGGCGGACCTACGCCGAGGACGGCCGCTACGCCCCGGAGGTCGTGGCGCACATGCGCGGCGTGCGCATGGCGGCGGCGAAGGCCGGCTACTACACCATGTCGACGCCGCGCGAGCTGGGCGGCGGCGGCCTCGGCATGCTGGCGTATTTCGTCGTGTGGGAGCGCATCTTCAGGCTCTGCGGCAGCCACCACTGGCTGGGCATGTACACGCTGAGCCACTGGGCGTTCGGTCCCAGCCCGGTGCTCCTCAAGGTCACCGACCGCGCCCGGAGCGAGATCCTCGAGGGCATGATGGAGGGCCGCACGTCGATGTGCTTCGGCATGTCGGAGCCCGGCGCGGGCTCGGACGCCAGCATGCTAAAGACGCGCGCCGAGCCGGACGGGACGGGCTGGCGGATCACCGGCCGGAAGCTGTGGACCACCAACGCGCCGCAGGCCGACTACTGCATCGTCTTCGCCATCACCGATCCCGACCGCGCCTCGCGCAAGGCCGGCGGGATCAGCGCCTTCCTCGTGCCGACCGCGACGCCGGGCTTCCACCTCGAGAGCGTCGTGCGGCTGCATGGCCATATCGGCGGCAACGAGGGCGCGCTCGTGCTCGACGGCGTGCGCGTCGAGCCGTGGCAACTCGTCGGCGAACTCGACAACGGCTTCGGCATCGGCCTGCTCGGCGTGTCGATCGGGCGGGTCTACAACACGGCGCGCGCCGTCGGTCTCGGGCGCTGGGCGATGGAGATGGCCGTGCGCTACGCCCAGCAGCGCCAGGCCTTCGGCAAACCGATCGCCGAGTACCAGGGCGTCACGTTCCCGCTGGCCGAGGTCGCGATGGAGCTGCACGCCGCCCATCTGATGGGGCTCAACGTCACGTCGCTGCTCGACCGCGGCGAGCGGGCGATCAAGGAGCTGTCGATGACCAAGGCCTACGCGGTCGAGGTCGGCGCCCGCGCCATCGACCGCGCGATCCAGACCCACGGCGGCATGGGCTTCACCAACGAGCTGGGCCTGGTGCACGCCTGGCAGGACGTCCGGGTCGTCAACGTCGCCGACGGGACCAACGAGATTTTGCGCCGAACCATCGCCCAGCGGCTGCTTTCCGGCGATCTCGAGGTGTAG
- a CDS encoding multidrug effflux MFS transporter: protein MTIAPRSTAYLVLLIALASFGPLSMSIYTPVMPSVAGSLGASADEVKLTLTTYMLGFAVGQIFYGPLSDRFGRRPVLLAGLVAFTLTSAGCAFAAGIGQLIGVRFLQGAGAAAGAVIGRALTRDAYEYAEMPRIMSWISLAVNISPAIAPLVGGVLGDLFGWRVTFWLLTVFSAGMLLIVGIGLPETNRHRGASAGMAGMLRGAGQMLRDRRFLGHMLPMGFAFGIQFGMLAGTPFILQDNLGIPPREFGLLVVVSVAGFTAGSFFNTRMLGRLSPGRLVRGASLCHIVGLAGIAAFAYAGILTWWSIMLPYTICSFGTGVIVPNANAGAVGLYPRLAGTASSLVGLAQMGIGAVGTVVVAALSTVAGLGAALGCASAACAVPLPLVVALMPFAVACALSARLTRPAVAPGA, encoded by the coding sequence GTGACGATCGCGCCGCGGTCGACGGCGTATCTCGTCCTGCTGATCGCGCTGGCGTCGTTCGGGCCGTTGTCGATGAGCATCTACACGCCGGTCATGCCGTCGGTCGCGGGCTCGCTCGGCGCCAGCGCCGACGAGGTCAAGCTCACGTTGACGACATACATGCTGGGCTTCGCGGTCGGGCAGATCTTCTACGGCCCGCTCAGCGACCGCTTCGGCCGGCGACCCGTGCTGCTCGCGGGTCTGGTCGCCTTCACGCTGACGTCGGCGGGCTGCGCCTTCGCGGCGGGCATCGGCCAGCTGATCGGCGTCCGCTTCCTGCAGGGCGCCGGCGCCGCCGCCGGCGCGGTGATCGGCCGGGCGTTGACCCGCGACGCCTACGAGTACGCGGAGATGCCGCGGATCATGAGCTGGATCTCGCTGGCGGTGAACATCTCGCCGGCCATCGCGCCGCTGGTCGGCGGCGTCCTCGGCGACCTGTTCGGCTGGCGCGTCACCTTCTGGCTGCTGACCGTGTTCTCCGCCGGCATGCTGCTCATCGTCGGAATCGGGCTGCCGGAGACCAACCGCCACCGCGGCGCCTCGGCCGGCATGGCGGGGATGCTGCGCGGCGCCGGGCAGATGCTGCGCGACCGCCGGTTCCTCGGCCACATGCTGCCGATGGGCTTCGCCTTCGGCATCCAGTTCGGCATGCTCGCGGGCACGCCGTTCATCCTCCAGGACAATCTCGGCATCCCGCCGCGCGAGTTCGGGCTACTCGTCGTCGTGTCGGTGGCCGGCTTCACGGCCGGCAGCTTCTTCAACACCCGCATGCTCGGCCGTCTGTCGCCGGGCCGGCTGGTGCGCGGCGCCTCGCTCTGCCACATCGTCGGGCTGGCCGGAATCGCCGCTTTCGCCTACGCCGGTATCCTGACGTGGTGGTCGATCATGCTGCCGTACACGATATGCTCGTTCGGGACGGGCGTGATCGTGCCGAACGCCAACGCCGGCGCGGTCGGGCTGTATCCGCGGCTGGCGGGGACGGCGTCGTCGCTGGTCGGCCTCGCGCAGATGGGGATCGGCGCGGTGGGAACGGTGGTCGTGGCGGCGCTGTCGACCGTCGCCGGCCTCGGCGCGGCGCTGGGCTGCGCATCGGCCGCCTGCGCGGTGCCGCTGCCGCTGGTGGTTGCGTTGATGCCGTTCGCGGTCGCCTGCGCGTTGAGCGCGCGGTTGACGCGGCCGGCGGTCGCGCCAGGCGCGTGA
- a CDS encoding transglutaminase domain-containing protein yields the protein MDGAAFDDHLRPASVVDSDHPAVVAFAAEIAGGASDPVEKAMRLYYAIRDDVRYDPYGTPMRREAYVASSCLAARHGYCVNKAGLMAAVARAQGIPARLGYADVRNHMTTKRLSERMGTDTFYFHGYTDLWLDGRWIKTTPAFNRELTEKFNLKPLDWDGRTDSIYHPFDLEGRKHMEYLAYRGVYADIPFDLIRAAFRVYYPRLHGDSADARPAGGDFAAEAAAEAASRG from the coding sequence ATGGACGGCGCCGCGTTCGACGACCACCTCAGGCCCGCGAGCGTGGTCGACAGCGACCATCCCGCCGTCGTGGCGTTCGCCGCCGAGATCGCGGGCGGCGCGTCCGATCCGGTCGAGAAGGCGATGCGCCTGTACTACGCCATCCGCGACGACGTCCGCTACGACCCCTATGGAACGCCGATGCGGCGCGAGGCCTACGTCGCGAGCAGCTGTCTCGCCGCGAGGCACGGCTACTGCGTCAACAAGGCCGGTCTGATGGCCGCCGTCGCCCGCGCACAGGGGATCCCGGCGCGGCTGGGCTACGCCGACGTGCGCAACCACATGACGACCAAGCGCCTGTCGGAGCGGATGGGCACGGACACGTTCTATTTCCACGGCTACACGGACCTGTGGCTCGACGGCAGGTGGATCAAGACGACGCCGGCCTTCAACCGCGAACTGACCGAGAAGTTCAATCTCAAGCCGCTGGACTGGGACGGGCGCACGGACTCGATCTACCACCCCTTCGACCTCGAAGGGCGCAAGCACATGGAGTATCTCGCCTACCGCGGGGTCTACGCAGACATTCCGTTCGATCTGATCCGCGCGGCCTTCCGCGTCTACTATCCGCGCCTGCACGGCGACAGCGCCGACGCGCGGCCGGCGGGCGGTGATTTCGCGGCGGAGGCTGCGGCCGAGGCGGCGTCGCGCGGATGA
- a CDS encoding PaaI family thioesterase codes for MGMAPEDTTGELLTRMRYSPDLIGNTHLPALHGGTIGALLETAAIFHLLWTTDNAELPKIINITVDYLRSGRPVDTLARASFTKLGRRVASVAVEAWQEDRSKPVAAAQLHFLVTPAKK; via the coding sequence ATGGGCATGGCGCCGGAGGACACGACCGGCGAGCTACTGACGCGCATGCGCTATTCGCCGGACTTGATCGGCAACACGCATCTGCCGGCGCTGCACGGCGGCACCATCGGCGCGCTCCTGGAGACGGCGGCGATCTTCCATCTGCTCTGGACCACCGACAACGCGGAGCTGCCGAAGATCATCAACATCACGGTGGACTACCTGCGGTCCGGTCGCCCGGTCGACACGCTGGCGCGCGCCTCGTTCACGAAGCTCGGGCGCCGCGTCGCCAGCGTCGCCGTCGAGGCGTGGCAGGAGGACCGCTCCAAGCCGGTGGCGGCCGCGCAGCTGCACTTCCTCGTGACCCCGGCGAAGAAGTAG